The DNA sequence ACCAGCTTTTTAAAAAGCTTCTAAAAAACCTTAAAGTTGAAAAACCAATTTTTTTAAATCCTTTCCTTTCAACATTTCTTAAAGTTAAGAAAGTATAAGCAAGACTTAATGAAGAAACAATTGAAAATGTTAAAAATGATTTTAATAAGTTTAAATTTAAAATTTGAAAAGAAAAAATGAAGCATAAAAAAGGTTCAAGAAAAGCTGCTAAAACATTATTAAAAGATTTTGATGAAGATAAAGAAAGAAAAACTAAAAGCCTAATTGTTAAAACTACTGGGAAAGCCAAATAAAACATTGTTTGTATACTTGCTTTAAAAATAAACCTTAAAAAAATAAAAGTTAACCAAACAACATTACTAAATAATGATAAACATGTAATGCGTCTCAAATCCATTAATGAATCATTTTTTAAAAGAATAAAACTAGAGAAAATATCTGAAATTAAAGCTGATGTAATAAAACTTAAACCTAAAAGAAAACCATTAATTAAATTTTGAAGAACAATTAATGAAAATAAAATAGTAAAAACTATGTTAAAAAATAAAATTTTTATTAGTGAAGGAAAAACGAACCTTCTTAAAATATTATAGTAAGGAGCAAGCTTTTTAACTTCAAAATGATTACTATTCTTAATCATTATTAAACACTTTATAAAATTGTTTGCTGACTAAATGTATTTTAGGTTAATAGAGCTTTAGCTATTTTTACAGCTAAAATTGGGTGAGAAAAGAGTTTTTTAGCAACTTTTTCTATGTTTAATCCATTTGCCAAATCAATAATGTCTTCCCCAGATAGGATATCAGCAAGTTTATTTAAATCTTCATCTGAAAGCTTTTCGAAAACTCTCATAGCTTTTAAACTTTTCTCAATATTTCTACCAAAGATTTCATCAAATCTTTTTTTATACATGATTAAAGCTTCTTCATTTACATTATTATTTTTAATAGCTTCAGCTGCTACCATACCTGCAATTTTTCCAGCTACAATACTTGTGTGAATTCCAGCTCCAGTAAAAGGGATTACTTGACCTGCAGCTTCTCCACACACCATTAAATTATCAGCAGTTATCTTTGGAAGCTGTCCACTAATAATTACGGGTGCACCACCGAAACTTAAAATTTCAGACTCCTTAAAAATACTTGAGTGTTTTTGAATAAAATTATCTAAATAAAATTTTGGTGAGCCTTTTCTTACTCCTACACCGACGTTCGCTATACCATTGCCTTTAGGGAAAATCCATAAATAACCTAAAGGAGCTATTGAAGCCCCTAAATAAAACCTTAATATATGTTCATCTTCAATATTACATTTTGATAAAGTATATTGAAAACATGAAATATACTCAATTTTTTTTGAATTAAAAAATTTTTTAGTTATCAATGATGCGTAACCATCGCACCCTAAAACAATTTTAGTTTTTAAAGCTTCAATTTCTTCATTTTTCTTAACAAAAACTTTCATGAGTTTATTTTCTCTTTTCACATCTATAACTTTATTTCCAAGTTTTACTTCAGCTCCTTTAGAAACGGCAACATCCAAAAGTTTCTTCAAGAATTTAGGTTTATCAATAATGTAGCCTTTCCAGGATTGTTCACTACTTCTCGATATTTCAACAAATTTTTCTTCACTAGGAGGATAAACTTTAGCGCCAAAAATTTCATTAATAATAAAACTTGATTCAATAGGTATTTCAGCATCTATTAAACCCCTTTCTGAAATAGCTTCAGCGCAAGGTTTTTTTCCAAGCTCAAAATCTTTTTCAAGCATTAAAACTTCAACATTATTTTCAGCAAGTTTTCTAGCTGCTAAAAGTCCAGCTGGACCTGCCCCAACAACAATTGCATCATATAATTTCATTTTTTTCACCCAGATTTAAACATTTAAAGCCTTTAACAAAACTGTTTTGCTTTTAAACAACTTTTAAATGTTAAAATTAATGTAGAATAAAAATATAGGATTTAAAAGTTTTTCTGAAATACCGAAAAGAAGGAGAAGAAATGATAAAAATAATAGGATTAATAAAATTAATTAGACCAATTAATTGTTTAATGATGGGTTTAGCGGTGGTAATTGGAGAAGTAATAGCTTTAAAAGGTTTATTAATTTTACAACCAGCTATTCTAGGTTTTTTAACAGCTTTCTTTTTAACTGCTGGAACAATGGCTCTTAATGATTATTATGATTTAGAAGTGGATTTAATAAATGAACCGTCTAGACCTATTCCTTCAGGCTTAATTAAACCTAAAGAAGCTTTAGCTTGCGCATTAATTTGCGTTTTAATAGGTATTTCAGCTTCAGCAGCAATCAATTTATCAAGTTTCATTATAGCTTTAATCTCATTAGTTTTAATGGTTTACTATAATACTAAAGGTAAAAAAACAGGTTTACCAGGTAACTTTATTGTAAGCACTTGCGTAGCTTTACCTTTTATTTACGGTGGTTACACAGTAAACAATATGAATTTTACACTTTGGATTTTTGCTTTAATGGCTTTTTTAGCTAATACAGGTAGAGAAATAGTTAAGGGAATAGCTGATATTAAAGGAGATAAAATTGAAGGTATAAAAACTTTAGCTGCAACTATAGGAGCTTATAAAGCTTCAATTACAGCAATATTGTTTTTTTTAATAGCGATAATTTTAAGTTTTATTCCAGCAATTTTAAATTTTACTTCCTTAATTTATATTCCAATAGTTGCATTTTCAGATTTAGGCTTTATTGTTTCATCAATAAGTTTAATAAAAAACCAATCAATTAAAAACGCTAAAAAAGTAAAAAATAGAATTCTTTTATTTATGTTTATAGGCTTAATAGCTTTTATTGTTGGAAGTTTATAATTGAAATAGTAATTAATGGAGAAAAAAGGGAGATAAGTTTGAGTGAAGGAATATATAGAGCAAGATTAAGTAAATCTTTAACTAAAGAAGCTTTGTTGTTTATTTCATCACTTAAAGAAGATGAAGAAATATTAATTGAAGATATAATTGGGACAGAAGCCCATAATATAATGCTTTATGAACAGGGAATAATAAATAGGGATGAGTTAAAAAAAATTCTTAAAGCTTTAGAGGAAATTAAAAAAGAATTTATTAATGGAAAGATTCAAATTCAAGAAGGTTATGAAGATATTCACGAGTTTTTAGAAAGTAAAGTTATAGAGAAGACTAATATTGAGGTGGGGGGAAAACTTCATACAGCTAGATCAAGAAATGATCAAGTAGCGTTAGATATTAGAATGAAGCTTAGATTCTTAATAAATGAAGCTTCAAGCAATTTATTAAACCTTATTGAAGCTTTAATAAATTTAGCTTTAAAAGAATTTGACACACCTATAATTCTTTACACGCATACTC is a window from the Candidatus Bathyarchaeota archaeon genome containing:
- a CDS encoding UbiA family prenyltransferase, with translation MIKIIGLIKLIRPINCLMMGLAVVIGEVIALKGLLILQPAILGFLTAFFLTAGTMALNDYYDLEVDLINEPSRPIPSGLIKPKEALACALICVLIGISASAAINLSSFIIALISLVLMVYYNTKGKKTGLPGNFIVSTCVALPFIYGGYTVNNMNFTLWIFALMAFLANTGREIVKGIADIKGDKIEGIKTLAATIGAYKASITAILFFLIAIILSFIPAILNFTSLIYIPIVAFSDLGFIVSSISLIKNQSIKNAKKVKNRILLFMFIGLIAFIVGSL
- a CDS encoding NAD(P)/FAD-dependent oxidoreductase, whose translation is MKLYDAIVVGAGPAGLLAARKLAENNVEVLMLEKDFELGKKPCAEAISERGLIDAEIPIESSFIINEIFGAKVYPPSEEKFVEISRSSEQSWKGYIIDKPKFLKKLLDVAVSKGAEVKLGNKVIDVKRENKLMKVFVKKNEEIEALKTKIVLGCDGYASLITKKFFNSKKIEYISCFQYTLSKCNIEDEHILRFYLGASIAPLGYLWIFPKGNGIANVGVGVRKGSPKFYLDNFIQKHSSIFKESEILSFGGAPVIISGQLPKITADNLMVCGEAAGQVIPFTGAGIHTSIVAGKIAGMVAAEAIKNNNVNEEALIMYKKRFDEIFGRNIEKSLKAMRVFEKLSDEDLNKLADILSGEDIIDLANGLNIEKVAKKLFSHPILAVKIAKALLT